The genomic segment TAGGTTTTATTATTTCTCAGAAAATAAGTAGAATATAGCTTGTACACTACGGAAGAACAGGCAGGGCGATTACTTTTTACTGACATCATCATTGAGGCTGGGTCCATCTATGCCTAACCTCGTGTGCTTTACTCTCTCTATGAATGCTGCAACCATGAATCCTCGGCTATGGAGGATTGAGCCAATATACGTAAATTCTTGATAGCCGTCAAGTTTTTTTTAATAATTATGGTTAACCTTTATCATTTTTTACCCTCAAGAGCCCTTCGCAACAACCGCCACAGCTCCTCTTTGCCCAAGCCCGTCTTGGCTGAAAAAGCGATAACACCCTGAAGCGCCGGCGTATGGGAGGCCAGCAAGGCTAAATTTTTCTGCAGTTCGGCGCGCGACAGCTTGTCCGCTTTGGTCGCCACCACGGAATAGTGCAACGGCCGTTCCTGCAGCCACTCCAACAACTGCTCATCCAGGGTTGACAAGGGATGACGAATATCGATCAACATCACGACCAAAACCAACCCAGGGGTTTTCTCCAGATAGGGTTCGATCAATCCCTGCCAGGATTCGCGCAAGCTTTTGGACGACTTGGCATAGCCGTATCCCGGAAGATCTACAAAATAAAAACGATTATTAATATTATAAAAATTAATCATTTGCGTTTTTCCTGGCGTCG from the bacterium genome contains:
- a CDS encoding YihA family ribosome biogenesis GTP-binding protein; this encodes MKITSAEFVKSVVDPAQLPKEPFPQIAFVGRSNVGKSTLLNSLLNQRRLAFVSSTPGKTQMINFYNINNRFYFVDLPGYGYAKSSKSLRESWQGLIEPYLEKTPGLVLVVMLIDIRHPLSTLDEQLLEWLQERPLHYSVVATKADKLSRAELQKNLALLASHTPALQGVIAFSAKTGLGKEELWRLLRRALEGKK